CATAAGCAGCCACAGTGACGAACAAGCCGAGATAGATGATATATTTTATGTTAGTTCCGTTAATAACAAACGTCATATCAAGACCGATGATGATGCTAACAACGAGTAATACCAGAGCGCCAACAACAAAAGAAACTTCATTAAACAGAAGATTTCCATAGATCAGGATCTGTTTTTTCGCTAAGACAGTAAACAGAGCAAAAGTAACTGATGCCAAAACTCCAAAAAAGAGACCTAAAGAGGGGTTGGTACCTGTAACTAGCGAGGGTAAATCTCCCCTGATAACAAAGATGATTCCCGAAAAACCAAGAACTATGCCTAAAAGCATTCCCCTGGAAAGTCGTTCCTTCAGGATAACAGTCGCAAAAAAATAAACAAAGATCGGATTACTACTGATCAAGATGGCACTGGTTGATGCCTTTCCGTAGTAAACTGCCAGTTGCAGGAAAAGCATTGCTCCGACAACATTGACTATCCCCGGGAGACTAATTCTTATAATATCGGTTAGATTCAAGGTAAGCGATCCTTTCTTTTCAAAAAAAGTTGTAAATGGCAAGAGAACAATAAAACCGATTAGAAAACGGACTATTGTTATCATTGCCGGTGATATACCAGTTCCAATCAGTTTACCTACTAACTCATTGGTAGAAAAGAAAAAAACAGCTATGAAACAATATAGATAACTAATTCCCTTCAAGCTAACCTCGTCATTTTTTGCTGTCTACTTGTTGATAATCCAAGGACTATTGTCAAGAATAGATACTATAATTTGTGCGAGTAATGTGTTAATTTACTGTGACATATACTTTAATCTGTGAAGAAAAAGGCGGTTCGTGAACCGAGGAAATTGCTTCATTGTGGCTGCTACCGAGCTCGACGAAGTCATCGGTGCCATATGATAGCCTGCTTAGTCGCAGGCAATGGGCCGAAGACCCATTGAATGGCTGGCGGTAATAGATCCATCCTATTCCAGACACTGAA
The DNA window shown above is from Candidatus Cloacimonadota bacterium and carries:
- a CDS encoding DMT family transporter, which encodes MKGISYLYCFIAVFFFSTNELVGKLIGTGISPAMITIVRFLIGFIVLLPFTTFFEKKGSLTLNLTDIIRISLPGIVNVVGAMLFLQLAVYYGKASTSAILISSNPIFVYFFATVILKERLSRGMLLGIVLGFSGIIFVIRGDLPSLVTGTNPSLGLFFGVLASVTFALFTVLAKKQILIYGNLLFNEVSFVVGALVLLVVSIIIGLDMTFVINGTNIKYIIYLGLFVTVAAYVFYFAGLKNISTGNGSMIFFLKPFLASGLSWLILGEKISALQFVGIVLILGGIYRCIVDEKGRGRELVGSK